Genomic DNA from Streptomyces sp. PCS3-D2:
CACCCAGGCGTACGCGCTGGTTACCCAGTAGTCACTTGGACTTTCCACCAGTCGGAATATTCCGCTACGAAACAAACCGATAGGATCCAGTCATGCGCCGTTCCAAAATCGTCTGCACGCTGGGCCCCGCCGTCGACTCGTATGAGCAGCTGAAAGCGCTCATCGAGGCAGGTATGAACGTGGCCCGATTCAACTTCAGCCACGGGTCCCAGGCAGAACACCAGGAGCGGTACGACCGCGTCCGGCAGGTCTCCGAGGACACCGGGCGCGCCGTCGGCGTCCTCGCCGACCTCCAGGGTCCGAAGATCCGCCTGGAGACCTTCGCCGAGGGGCCCGTCGAGCTGGTGCGCGGTGACGAGTTCGTCATCACCACCGAGGACGTCCCGGGTGACAAGTCCATCTGCGGCACCACCTACAAGGGCCTCCCGGGCGACGTCGCCAAGGGCGACCAGGTCCTGATCAACGACGGCAACGTCGAGCTCCGGGTGACGGAGGTCGACGGCCCCCGGGTCAGGACCATCGTCATCGAGGGCGGTGTCATCTCGGACCACAAGGGCATCAACCTGCCGGGTGCCGCCGTGAACGTCCCCGCCCTGTCGGAGAAGGACGTCGACGACCTCCGCTTCGCCCTGCGGATGGGCTGCGACATGGTCGCCCTGTCCTTCGTCCGCGACGCCAACGACGTCAAGGACGTCCACCGGGTGATGGACGAGGAGGGCCGCCGGGTCCCCGTCATCGCCAAGGTGGAGAAGCCGCAGGCCGTCGAGAACATGGAGGCCGTGGTCGCCGCCTTCGACGCGGTCATGGTGGCCCGCGGCGACCTCGCCGTCGAGTACCCGCTCGAAAAGGTCCCGATGGTCCAGAAGCGGCTCATCGAGATGTGCCGCCGCAACGCCAAGCCGGTGATCGTCGCGACCCAGATGATGGAGTCGATGATCACCAACTCCCGCCCGACGCGCGCGGAGGCGTCCGACGTCGCCAACGCCATCCTCGACGGCGCGGACGCGGTCATGCTGTCGGCCGAGTCCTCCGTGGGCGCCTACCCGATCGAGACCGTCAAGACGATGTCGAAGATCGTCGCGGCGGCCGAGGAGGAGCTCCTCTCCAAGGGCCTCCAGCCGCTGGTCCCGGGCAAGAAGCCGCGCACCCAGGGCGGATCCGTGGCCCGCGCGGCGTGCGAGATCGCCGACTTCCTGGACGGCCAGGCACTCATCGCCTTCACCCAGTCCGGGGACACCGCCCGGCGCCTGTCGCGCTACCGCGCCACCCAGCAGATCCTGGCCTTCACCACGGACGTCAACACCCGCAACCAGCTCACGCTGAGCTGGGGCGTCGAGTCGTACATCGTCCCGCACGTGGACACCACCGACGCGATGGTCGACCTGGTCGACGGCGAGCTGCTCAAGCTGGGCCGCTACAACGAGGGCGACACCATGATCATCACCGCCGGCTCGCCCCCCGGCGTACCGGGCACCACCAACATGGTCCGGGTGCACCACCTGGGCGGCGTCGACCACGCCTGACGCGTCGATCGCCACGGACCCTGCCGCACAGGGGCCGAGGGCGGCACCCCGCGGTGACGCGGGGTGCCGCCCTCGGTGTGCGTCCGTACGGCGTGCCGCCTACTCGGGCGGACCGATGTAGTTCTTCAGTTCCGGGACCGTCAGGGTGCCGCCGAACTGGCCGGCCTGGACGACCTTGACGTCCGTGAAGAACGCGAACGGGACGTTCAGGGGCGGCGGGCTGTTCGGAG
This window encodes:
- the pyk gene encoding pyruvate kinase; translation: MRRSKIVCTLGPAVDSYEQLKALIEAGMNVARFNFSHGSQAEHQERYDRVRQVSEDTGRAVGVLADLQGPKIRLETFAEGPVELVRGDEFVITTEDVPGDKSICGTTYKGLPGDVAKGDQVLINDGNVELRVTEVDGPRVRTIVIEGGVISDHKGINLPGAAVNVPALSEKDVDDLRFALRMGCDMVALSFVRDANDVKDVHRVMDEEGRRVPVIAKVEKPQAVENMEAVVAAFDAVMVARGDLAVEYPLEKVPMVQKRLIEMCRRNAKPVIVATQMMESMITNSRPTRAEASDVANAILDGADAVMLSAESSVGAYPIETVKTMSKIVAAAEEELLSKGLQPLVPGKKPRTQGGSVARAACEIADFLDGQALIAFTQSGDTARRLSRYRATQQILAFTTDVNTRNQLTLSWGVESYIVPHVDTTDAMVDLVDGELLKLGRYNEGDTMIITAGSPPGVPGTTNMVRVHHLGGVDHA